A genomic region of Plasmodium falciparum 3D7 genome assembly, chromosome: 11 contains the following coding sequences:
- a CDS encoding heptatricopeptide repeat-containing protein, putative, producing MNKIIFFILNRKKYLYKIWGNNFCTNKIVDNIGMKRFYNSTGKEYVLKNKDIHRKKKRNLWLKKINLSELPHKKYGNKLGSVAKKLYMNGLYQNLDRNMERYNKDEYYNDENNVSVETNGLMSSIKSQISSVDNNTIICNNLELIEDNQNAWNIICNELKCHLPFLQPYSITVTLNYLSKINYDEYDIFKFIADNIDERWLKNFNIKDLSLLLLSYSRLYIKYDSFINRISRELIYKISYASVDELSKIAYAYTKMKIYDYEVFLHLCNEIKYKIKNEKDDKVVCEPFFENLKESMEGNNIAVINTVQNEKKNINKNININDNNSNNNKKNKLNNFSCEHKRLDLKSYEDVHVEIGEYGNTQKFNDNNKTNNCKKKKKESYHTDYISKEENGVGIDYNVDDINVKEKENKKHSSLCLFLYCIGKMKHRDNKLLGIIAEYLKLQYLNNIDISNMCYTFSLYNYYYTNDFYKSFCLKSMEIINDIEPLQRVIILTYMLKNPMLDMVHIYVIYLKNIINEMNKNKIYKENLFLNLCINSISCDTFLNFLYELLYSNKKIISKEENQKYMTYIIDNAFIIINLILTYIDFFIKNKNKNISSRDIAKIFNILIKIYNIKNDTLNISKYNNMKPLQDIINCLNVQIDNILNIIINDINKIHIFDLTNIKKNLLNFKYNNNQYDEQVKTILNSLRLLVK from the coding sequence atgaacaaaataatattttttatattaaatcgTAAGAAATATCTTTATAAGATTTGGGGAAATAATTTTTGTACAAACAAAATTGTAGACAATATTGGAATGAAAAGATTTTATAATAGCACAGGGAAAgaatatgtattaaaaaataaggatattcatagaaaaaagaaaagaaaccTATggttgaaaaaaattaatttaagtGAATTaccacataaaaaatatggaaataaaTTAGGATCAGTTgcgaaaaaattatatatgaatggtTTGTATCAAAATCTTGATAGAAATATGGAAAGATATAATAAggatgaatattataatgatgaaaataatgtttCTGTGGAGACTAATGGTCTTATGTCAAGTATAAAAAGCCAAATATCTTCAgttgataataatacaattatatgtaataatttagAATTGATTGAGGATAACCAAAATGCTtggaatattatatgtaatgaATTAAAATGTCATTTACCATTTTTACAACCGTATAGCATAACAGTGACATTGAATTATTTGTCAAAAATAAATTACGatgaatatgatatatttaaatttatagcAGATAATATTGATGAGAGATGGTTAAAAAACTTTAATATTAAAGatttgtcattattattattatcttattCAAgattgtatataaaatacgaTTCATTCATAAATCGTATAAGTAGAGAattgatatataaaataagttaTGCATCAGTAGATGAGTTATCAAAAATAGCATATGCATATaccaaaatgaaaatatatgattatgaggtttttcttcatttatgtaatgaaataaaatataaaataaaaaatgaaaaagatgatAAGGTTGTTTGTGAGCCCTTTTTcgaaaatttaaaagaaagcATGGAAGGTAATAATATTGCTGTTATAAATACagtacaaaatgaaaaaaaaaatataaacaaaaatataaatataaatgataataatagtaataataataagaagaacAAACTAAATAATTTCAGTTGTGAACATAAACGATTGGATTTAAAATCTTATGAAGATGTTCATGTAGAAATAGGAGAATATGGAAATACTCAAAaatttaatgataataataaaacgaataattgtaaaaaaaaaaaaaaagagtcTTATCATACTGATTATATAagtaaagaagaaaatggaGTAGGTATAGATTATAATGTGGATGATATAAATGttaaggaaaaagaaaataaaaaacattcTAGTTTGTGTctgtttttatattgtattgGTAAAATGAAACATCGTGATAATAAATTACTAGGTATAATTgctgaatatttaaaattacaaTATCTTAATAATATCGATATAAGTAACATGTGTTatacattttctttatataattattattatacaaatgatttttataaaagtttttgtttaaaaagtatggaaataataaatgatattgAACCATTACAAAGGGTTATCATTTTAACGTATATGCTAAAAAACCCCATGTTAGATATGgtgcatatatatgttatatatcttaaaaatataataaatgaaatgaataagaataaaatatacaaagaAAACTTATTTCtaaatttatgtataaatagTATATCATGTGATACATTTTTAAACTTCTTGTATGAATTGttatattcaaataaaaaaattatttctaAGGAAGAAAATCAGAAATAtatgacatatataatagataatgctttcataataataaatcttATACTAACTTATATAGacttttttataaagaataagaataaaaatatatcctcTAGAGATATTgctaaaatttttaatattctaataaaaatatataatatcaaaaatgacacattaaatatatctaaatataataatatgaaaccATTACAAGACATTATAAATTGTCTAAATGTTCAAATCGacaatatattaaacattataataaatgatataaataaaattcatatatttgacttaacaaatataaaaaagaacttGTTAaactttaaatataataataaccaaTATGATGAACAAGTTAAAACAATATTAAATTCTTTACGTTTATTGGTAAAATGA